Proteins found in one Micromonospora sp. WMMD1082 genomic segment:
- a CDS encoding carbohydrate ABC transporter permease, which produces MIVTANAVLSPRAKRRPVPWGNPLTYALALAVAAVSIAPVVYVIIGGFRTTPQIVADPAALPDPWVVDNYVRVLTQSNFWRQAFNSAVVSLGTTLGVVMLGVSAAYVLARYTFRGREVLYTFFTLGLLFPAGAAILPLYLMLRDLNLINSYYAVILPQIAFALPLTIVILRPFLAAIPRELEDAAAIDGTGRIGFLWRIMLPLSRPALVTVGILAFVTSWNAFLLPLLVLGDASLHTLPLGVQNFSSQYTSDTAGILAFTSLAMLPALVFFTFAEKQIVGGLQGAVKG; this is translated from the coding sequence CTGATCGTGACCGCGAACGCCGTCCTGTCCCCGCGCGCCAAGCGCCGCCCGGTGCCGTGGGGCAACCCGCTCACCTACGCGCTGGCGCTCGCGGTCGCGGCCGTGTCGATCGCCCCGGTGGTCTACGTGATCATCGGTGGGTTCCGCACCACTCCGCAGATCGTCGCGGACCCGGCCGCGCTGCCCGACCCGTGGGTGGTGGACAACTACGTCCGGGTGCTGACGCAGAGCAACTTCTGGCGGCAGGCGTTCAACAGCGCGGTGGTCTCCCTGGGTACGACGCTCGGCGTCGTGATGCTCGGGGTCAGCGCCGCGTACGTGCTCGCCCGGTACACCTTCCGTGGGCGTGAGGTGCTCTACACCTTCTTCACGCTCGGCCTGCTCTTCCCGGCCGGTGCGGCGATCCTGCCGCTCTACCTCATGCTGCGCGACCTCAACCTGATCAACTCGTACTACGCGGTGATCCTGCCGCAGATCGCCTTCGCGTTGCCGCTGACGATCGTGATCCTGCGACCGTTCCTCGCCGCCATTCCCCGTGAGCTGGAGGACGCGGCCGCGATCGACGGTACCGGTCGGATCGGCTTCCTCTGGCGCATCATGCTGCCCCTGTCCCGGCCGGCGCTGGTCACCGTCGGAATCCTCGCGTTCGTCACGAGTTGGAACGCCTTCCTCCTGCCGCTGCTCGTGCTCGGCGACGCCAGCCTGCACACCCTGCCGCTGGGCGTGCAGAACTTCTCCAGCCAGTACACCTCCGACACGGCGGGCATCCTGGCCTTCACGTCGCTGGCAATGTTGCCCGCGCTAGTTTTCTTCACGTTCGCCGAGAAGCAGATCGTCGGTGGCCTGCAGGGCGCCGTCAAGGGCTGA